The Girardinichthys multiradiatus isolate DD_20200921_A chromosome 24, DD_fGirMul_XY1, whole genome shotgun sequence genome has a window encoding:
- the LOC124861577 gene encoding cyclin-T2-like isoform X2 yields the protein MAVHRGPSMKWLFTREQLENTPSRRCGIEADRELSYRQQAANLIQDIGQRLNVSQLIINTAIVYMHRFYMIHSFTKFHRNIISQTTLFLAAKVEEQPRKLEHVIKIAHAFINPQEPVPDAKSSAFQLLAQELVALETIVLQTLGFEITVDHPHTDVVRCSQLVRASKDLAQTSYFMATNRNNKLLQTKIFLELE from the exons ATGGCGGTGCACCGGGGACCCTCTATGAAATGGCTGTTTACCCGGGAGCAGCTGGAAAACACGCCGTCCCGACGCTGCGGGATAGAGGCGGACAGGGAGCTCTCCTACAGGCAGCAGGCCGCCAATTTAATCCAGGACATCGGCCAGAGACTCAACGT GTCTCAACTAATAATTAACACCGCTATAGTTTATATGCATAGGTTTTATATGATCCACTCGTTCACCAAATTCCATAGAAAT ATCATTTCTCAGACCACGTTATTCCTGGCAGCCAAAGTCGAGGAACAGCCCAGGAAGCTGGAACACGTCATTAAAATAGCTCATGCCTTCATTAACCCGCAAGAGCCTGTCCCTGACGCGAAAAGCAGT gcaTTCCAGCTGCTGGCACAAGAGCTTGTAGCCCTGGAAACAATAGTGCTGCAAACGCTGG GTTTTGAAATTACAGTTGATCATCCTCACACTGATGTTGTGAGGTGTTCCCAGCTAGTGCGAG CAAGCAAGGATTTGGCACAGACTTCCTATTTCATGGCTACCAACAG AAACAACAAACTACTGCAAACGAAAATATTTTTGGAATTGGAGTAG
- the LOC124861577 gene encoding cyclin-T2-like isoform X1 encodes MAVHRGPSMKWLFTREQLENTPSRRCGIEADRELSYRQQAANLIQDIGQRLNVSQLIINTAIVYMHRFYMIHSFTKFHRNIISQTTLFLAAKVEEQPRKLEHVIKIAHAFINPQEPVPDAKSSAFQLLAQELVALETIVLQTLGFEITVDHPHTDVVRCSQLVRASKDLAQTSYFMATNSLHLTTFCLQYRPTIVACVCIHLACKWSNWEIPVSTDGKHWWEYVDRNVTLQLLDELTHEFLQILERTPSKLKRIRNWRAIQAAKKPKTEGSAVESAFQGTSLDGLPGVTTSFFPSTSASNSSEMSVLSSIAAPYPMYQQLSDQFPQPAHSDFTLVKHKHKAAAGSSSEHEQLGMGAASFPRPQKVLTLEKYRVKQAGDMAMQNGVKEELGAEVYAPPAVSSHHHKRRSQQQQAGQSGDGRREKASSKKPRLTSSYSQNGTVTGEEFKMRIKVSSEQGGTLSGKDKHKEHSGHRHSKHSHSHSYSLSGNSRGTTDGASFSVRASSSHFNDGSSSSSSRKRQHADAGSHNHHHHHHHSSKSSRSSKGGLGSAHYSSDSGQKTMELHSHDGTNGMLLTNGQHTDYKNTFDMLDSLLSAQGMNL; translated from the exons ATGGCGGTGCACCGGGGACCCTCTATGAAATGGCTGTTTACCCGGGAGCAGCTGGAAAACACGCCGTCCCGACGCTGCGGGATAGAGGCGGACAGGGAGCTCTCCTACAGGCAGCAGGCCGCCAATTTAATCCAGGACATCGGCCAGAGACTCAACGT GTCTCAACTAATAATTAACACCGCTATAGTTTATATGCATAGGTTTTATATGATCCACTCGTTCACCAAATTCCATAGAAAT ATCATTTCTCAGACCACGTTATTCCTGGCAGCCAAAGTCGAGGAACAGCCCAGGAAGCTGGAACACGTCATTAAAATAGCTCATGCCTTCATTAACCCGCAAGAGCCTGTCCCTGACGCGAAAAGCAGT gcaTTCCAGCTGCTGGCACAAGAGCTTGTAGCCCTGGAAACAATAGTGCTGCAAACGCTGG GTTTTGAAATTACAGTTGATCATCCTCACACTGATGTTGTGAGGTGTTCCCAGCTAGTGCGAG CAAGCAAGGATTTGGCACAGACTTCCTATTTCATGGCTACCAACAG TTTGCACCTCACCACCTTCTGCCTGCAGTACAGGCCAACAATTGTTGCATGTGTCTGCATCCACCTGGCCTGCAAGTGGTCCAACTGGGAGATCCCAGTGTCCACAGATGGAAAACACTGGTGGGAGTACGTGGACCGCAATGTAACGCTACAGCTGCTGGATG AGCTCACCCACGAGTTCCTTCAGATTCTGGAGAGGACACCCAGCAAGCTGAAGAGAATACGAAACTGGAGG GCCATTCAAGCAGCAAAGAAACCAAAGACAGAAGGCTCAGCTGTGGAGAGTGCCTTCCAGGGGACATCTTTAGATGGCCTTCCTGGTGTCACCACCTCCTTCTTCCCCTCCACCTCGGCATCAAACTCTTCAGAAATGTCCGTTCTGAGCTCCATTGCAGCCCCTTACCCCATGTACCAGCAGCTCAGCGACCAGTTCCCACAGCCTGCCCACTCAGATTTCACGCTggtcaaacacaaacacaaagctgCAGCGGGGTCGAGCAGCGAACACGAGCAGCTGGGCATGGGCGCCGCGTCTTTTCCACGGCCGCAAAAGGTCTTGACTCTGGAGAAGtacagagtgaaacaagcagGCGATATGGCCATGCAGAATGGCGTGAAGGAGGAGCTTGGCGCAGAGGTTTATGCTCCTCCAGCTGTCTCCTCCCACCACCACAAGAGACGCTCTCAGCAGCAGCAGGCCGGGCAGTCAGGTGACGGCAGGAGGGAGAAGGCGAGCTCAAAAAAGCCCCGGCTCACCTCTTCCTACTCTCAAAACGGCACTGTTACAGGAGAGGAGTTCAAAATGAGAATCAAAGTGTCATCAGAGCAGGGCGGGACTCTGTCTGGCAAGGACAAGCACAAAGAGCACAGCGGACACCGCCACTCTAAACACAGCCACTCCCACTCATATTCCCTTAGTGGAAACAGCAGAGGGACCACAGACGGGGCGTCCTTCTCAGTCCGAGCTTCCAGCAGCCACTTTAATGACGGGAGCTCCTCCAGCTCATCCCGCAAGAGACAGCACGCTGACGCTGGCAGCcacaaccaccaccaccaccaccaccactccTCCAAGAGCAGCAGGTCCTCCAAAGGAGGCCTGGGCTCAGCTCACTACTCGTCAGACAGCGGCCAGAAAACAATGGAGCTCCACAGCCACGATGGGACGAATGGTATGCTGCTGACCAACGGCCAACACACTGACTACAAGAACACTTTTGACATGCTGGACTCTTTACTAAGTGCCCAAGGAATGAACTTGTAA